Sequence from the Fragaria vesca subsp. vesca linkage group LG4, FraVesHawaii_1.0, whole genome shotgun sequence genome:
TCTATAATCCCATAATTGGCACCTATGCTTGTCAACTTCATTACATAGGTGTTTACGGAGGACGTGTGCGGTTGCAGGACTGCAATTTAGATGAGGAACCCCATTTAATTTGCTATATGTTTGGGAGTTGAAGGAAGACGAGCTGGACCAAATTAATGGTGCTGGATGGAACACGAAAATTGGGTTTGGAACACATGACAAGTTATGCCCTGGGCCAAACAATGATTCCGGAGGAATCAAATCGTGGTTCAGTGACCTACATAGCCTATGACTCAAATGATTTGGATGTAGTTTATGTAAATGTATGCGAGGACAAAGTCAAGTGCAACATACGAACAGGAAGCTGGTCGAAAGATGGCTGAAACGTCTTTTGATGACCATGTAGGTCGCCAAATTGTGATACCATGGTGGCCGACACCAGTTCCTAGACTTCCACAGCGCTCAGTATGATCGATGGTTTTCCCGATAGATTTGCAATAGTTCTGGTTTTTTCTTTTCTTTTATTCTTTTGTTACAATACATTAGTTAGCTATAGCTAGCTGGGTTTGTCTTCCGTTTTGTATGATTTTTGGGATGTGGAACAAGACATACACAGTTATTTTGTGGAAATTCTTTCCTTAAAGAAGGAAATTTAATGTAAGAGGTTCCGCATGTATACAGTATACGACAGAAACTCGCTCAATATTGCAAAGACAAATTCATCGATCATCATATAAAATTATGAATGAAAGCTGAATATTAATGCCGAGTATAGGTGCAATGTTGTTATGCATGTAATATTTTCTCCAAAGGTTAGGAAACCTAAACTACTACGCATAAAGCGGCACTCAAGGCCGAGGAACCCAACATGGAATAGGAAAATATAAGTATTTTTTGATACGAATAGGAAAATATAAATTGTGATATATAATTCCTCCTCTGGTTAGGAAACCTTGTTTCAATGAGGGGGCTAGAACCAACATATTGGTCTAGTCGTGAAGTTTTGTTAGCTCGGGTTGGATCCGTCCAAGATCAACAACAACAACAAGAATACTAGTATATATAGTAGTATTAATGGAGATCATCAGATTCATTATCATCACTTTCATGCAATTGAACTTTGTAATTAAGTTCATTTATGTAGGATTACATTCGATCATCTTTACGCTGGTGAAGTTATAGTTGAGATGGCGAAACTGAAAATTGTCAAAATACCACAAATTATAACTGTAAAAAATCTAATTGACAAGCAGTGTTCATCGATCTCAATAGCATGGTAGATTGACGAAACATAAAAATCCATTAACATATGAAAAGCGAAACAAGTATACAACATTAAACTTAAAAGTTTCACTACATTATTTATTTCTCATGTTGATTTCTCACTTTTCCCGGATATTTTGAAAGATGGAGAGCCAGTGATTTCAAGGGCACTTGAGGCGGTTGCCATGAGTGGTCATATCAGTGTAGCACGATCCACAGACCTCTCTGTTGCCGGCGGTGCCCGGAGGAACGCACTTGCACCTTACACAGCAAGTTCCACATGCCCTGTTGCACCTATTTGGTCTCGAGTGCAAGCTGCAACGAGCCCTGCATAGCCCATCACAGTCTGCACCAAAACAGTATCAAACATATAAATAGAGTCATCTCGTTATACGAACACCATGGCGTGATTTTGCTCAATCATAAGAAGTTCTAAAGGCACATACTCAGATATGGTAACAGTCTTCTGTTAGGTCCTTTCACCACTGCCTAGAAAAAAAGTAACAAAAATAGTTGGTAATAGCCAACTCTAAACTTCGAAAGGGAGCAAAAGTAAAAGACGAAAGAAGGAAGTGGTGATTGAACCTTGGTTTCATGGTCTTCCACCTCGGCATCAGCTGAAACCTGCGCTATGCAGAACACCAATACCACCGCGAGAAGAAGCAAACGCGACGACATTTGAAACTAGTCTCTGCTATTCGAAACTCAAAGTGTATGAGCAATACAAAGTTGTGGGGGGCTTGAAGCCTTGAACTACAATGAGTGTGCTTCTCCCATCTTTTATATAGCCATGGTGCTTTAGTATAGTTACTATATATCTTGCCCCATCATGCATGTAGTAATCGCTCAAATTTCCGAGCTGGATTGTGGGCCAGATATGGCCATGCCATAACCATGAGCACCAACATGGGATAATGGACGAACATGCAAAGACCTATGTATTTGTTTGCTTTCTGGGATTAGGGGAATGACGACATATTGG
This genomic interval carries:
- the LOC101294651 gene encoding snakin-2-like — its product is MSSRLLLLAVVLVFCIAQVSADAEVEDHETKAVVKGPNRRLLPYLNCDGLCRARCSLHSRPNRCNRACGTCCVRCKCVPPGTAGNREVCGSCYTDMTTHGNRLKCP